The following nucleotide sequence is from Arenicella chitinivorans.
ATGAGCATAACGCCGTGACAAGGGGCGCATTGAAAATGCGTCCCGCGGAGCCGCTTGCGGCGGAGTGAATTTTGGCGCCTTGTATGGTTGATTCCGACACATAAATATCCTTTCTCCATGTTCGTCTTACGGGTAAATTGAGACCCACCTTCGGTAACGGCCGAAGGCCATTGTTAGTAGCTCGATTTGCGACGGGTTTTAAAAACCGATAACAAGAAGGAGCGCTAGCAATCTCTCAAGTTTAACTTCGAATAGTCTTTTGGGATGTGGCCCTGGTGGCGTCGCGGTGCGCAGCACTCAAGCCCGTATAACAAGCAAGAGGTAGCTTAGCATGAACCAAACTGAAATCAATGTCGGTATCGACACTTCCAAAGACCGATTGGACATCGCCATCCGACCTGCTGGCGACTTTTTCTCAGTCGATAACAACCCGCATGGCATCAAAATCGCCATCGAACGCCTTGCGCTCGTTCAGCCCGATCGTATCCTGATTGAGGCGACGGGGCGACTCGAACTGCCCTTCGCCTGTGCCGCGTTCAAGGCTGGGTTGCCCATCGTCATCTGCAATGCATGGCATGTTCACAGCTTTGCTAAAGCCACCGGGCAACTTGCCAAGACCGACAAGCTCGATGCTTTCATCATCGCTCATTATGGCGAAGCGGTTAAACCTGCTTTAACGCAGTTGAACCCCGAAAAACTGCAACAAATCAGTGACTTAATCACACTGAGAACACAACTGCTAACCATCAGAACACAGCAAAAGAATCGCTTATCTCGCATGCCAAAACCGACACACGCGCCAATACGTCGT
It contains:
- a CDS encoding IS110 family transposase; protein product: MNQTEINVGIDTSKDRLDIAIRPAGDFFSVDNNPHGIKIAIERLALVQPDRILIEATGRLELPFACAAFKAGLPIVICNAWHVHSFAKATGQLAKTDKLDAFIIAHYGEAVKPALTQLNPEKLQQISDLITLRTQLLTIRTQQKNRLSRMPKPTHAPIRRVLKAVQKEIQTLDKQLDKLIRQVPQWQHDVDILMSAHSVGKVLAYTLLSELPELGSLSRRQVAALVGVAPINHDSGKRSGKRSIRGGRHKIRSVLFVSVMSAIQHHPTLKPMYQRLVAQGKPKKVALIACARKQLITLNAMMKTRTYWNEKMA